AAGAAGGCCCTGAGGCGGTCGGCGTCCTTCACGCCAGGTTGACGCTCGACGCCCGACGACACATCGACCGCGTACGGTGCGACGATGTCGATGGCTCGCTCCACGTTGTCAGGCCGAAGACCACCCGCCAGGACGACACGCCGCTTGTTCGCTGCCGCAGCAGCGCGCGTCCAGTCAATCGACTGCCCCGTTCCTCCGCGGCGTTCCGGGTCGAATACGTCCAGCAGCGGCATGACCGTGCTGGGCCATGCCGTCAGCGACGCGGCGTCAAACGCCGCGTCCACGCCGACGGCCTTGATGGTCTGGCAGGGCATCGTCGTCCACTCCTCGGCCGGCTCGTCGCCGTGCAGTTGCACCGCCCCAAGTCCCACTTCCTCGACCACGCGCCGGATCTGGTCGGGCGGCTGATTGACAAACACGCCAACGGCTGTCACAAACCGCGGAAGGGTGGCGACAATCACGCCGGCTCGC
This sequence is a window from Acidobacteriota bacterium. Protein-coding genes within it:
- a CDS encoding phosphoribosylanthranilate isomerase, yielding MSRTRIKICGLTSIDDAQLAVDLGADAVGFVFWPASKRYITPERAGVIVATLPRFVTAVGVFVNQPPDQIRRVVEEVGLGAVQLHGDEPAEEWTTMPCQTIKAVGVDAAFDAASLTAWPSTVMPLLDVFDPERRGGTGQSIDWTRAAAAANKRRVVLAGGLRPDNVERAIDIVAPYAVDVSSGVERQPGVKDADRLRAFFAAVARAAGGRTR